CAATACGATCAACTCTGTCGCCTTGGTAAATTTTTGGCAAATACTCCGGAGCCCATTTACGAATGCCTGGAATCTGCGAGCCTTCTTCAGGTTGAGCACCAATAATCTGAATCTGAGGATTCATTGACTTGAGATAAGTCGAGACGCCAGTAATCGTGCCAGTAGTGCCCATCGCAGAAACAAAGTGGGTCACTTGACCATCGGTATCTCGCCAAATTTCTGGGCCAGTAGTTTCGATATGGGCCCTTGGATTATCGGGATTAGCAAATTGGTCCAATAATCTGCCTCGCCCCTCTCGTTGCAACTGCAATGCGTAATCTCTAGCAAATTCCATGCCCCCTGAGGCTGCAGTCAAAATTAATTCAGCGCCATAGGCTGCCATACTTTGGCGACGCTCAATACTTTGGTTTTCAGGCATAACCAAAATCATTTTGTAACCTAGCATAGCGGCAGTCATCGCTAAAGCAATACCGGTATTACCACTGGTTGCTTCAATTAAGGTATCGCCTGGTTTGATTTCGCCTCGCTCTTGAGCGTGCATGATCATCGACAGCGCAGGTCGGTTTTTCACCGACCCGGCTGGATTATTACCCTCTAATTTACCCAAAATCACATTGTTGCGATTTTCGTTTTCCAGACCCGGAATGCGTTGCAAACGCACCAAAGGAGTATTGCCTACGGTCTGCGAAATGGTGAGGTAATTTGGTTTGCTCATGGGCTCATTTTAGCCACAAGCAAATCTACACCCTAAAGGGTTTAATTTCGGCGGCGTGTTGGCGCAGACTCCTGTTGATTGCGAGGACTAGCTTGATGACGAGAAGCACGTCTACCAGAGGATGCGCCCTCCTTTTTCGCGCAGCCATTGGGCTCTCGAAAAGCGCTTGGCGCCTCGATGGTTAAACCATTGTCAACCATTTTCTCAACTGATTTCATACCAATTCCGCGCACTCTTTTTTGTAGATCATTCGCATCTTGAAAGTGACCGCCATCTAATCTCTCGGCAATGATGGTTTTGGCTTTAGCTGGACCAATACCCTTAATGCTCTCTAATTCAGATTGAGTTGCAGTATTCACATTTACAGGGGATGCGCTAGCAAGGCCTAGAGAAGCCAAAGCCAAGCCACCTACAACAATCCACTTTCTCACTGCTGGTAATACATTTGCAAAATTTTGATTCATAAGCTCTCCATTGATCAAGAAAAATCCACGAACACAAAGTG
This genomic interval from Polynucleobacter necessarius contains the following:
- the cysM gene encoding cysteine synthase CysM, producing the protein MSKPNYLTISQTVGNTPLVRLQRIPGLENENRNNVILGKLEGNNPAGSVKNRPALSMIMHAQERGEIKPGDTLIEATSGNTGIALAMTAAMLGYKMILVMPENQSIERRQSMAAYGAELILTAASGGMEFARDYALQLQREGRGRLLDQFANPDNPRAHIETTGPEIWRDTDGQVTHFVSAMGTTGTITGVSTYLKSMNPQIQIIGAQPEEGSQIPGIRKWAPEYLPKIYQGDRVDRIEYVSQADAEDMARRLAVEEGIFCGISAGGALVVALRIARQVENATIVFIVCDRGDRYLSTDVFPA
- a CDS encoding ComEA family DNA-binding protein; its protein translation is MNQNFANVLPAVRKWIVVGGLALASLGLASASPVNVNTATQSELESIKGIGPAKAKTIIAERLDGGHFQDANDLQKRVRGIGMKSVEKMVDNGLTIEAPSAFREPNGCAKKEGASSGRRASRHQASPRNQQESAPTRRRN